In Gemmatimonadota bacterium, a genomic segment contains:
- the ggt gene encoding gamma-glutamyltransferase, with translation MKQLASRPILAALAALTLTVCAGPETPPAEQEMEGQTTYAPQNRPDVRGTRGAVSADHPLAAQAGLQVLQNGGTATDAIIAMAGVLAVVRPHMNGVGGDAFAIFYDGGTGEISALNGSGRSGALATPDFFRSQGLDEIPQTGARAVSVPGAVAAWVDAHERFGSKPFAQLLEPAIRYASEGFPVSTRLAMDFESQGGALNEPGRALYLPGGSAPPVGSLLKNEALGATLARIARGGKDAFYRGPVAKQLSAFIEAEGGHLRASDFAAHTSTWVTPLRNDYLGYTFVVMPPNTQGVAQLTYMEMAKAHPIESLGHNTAAYLHTMIELKKLAFADRDRWVADPESAHVPVERMMDRDYLRRRAALVDPGHAADDVEAGFGDSMEETDDQTPDDSGDTVYLTAIDENGNAVSWIQSNFAGFGSGLLEIETGVLLHNRGALYTLEDGHPNQVAPRKRPYHTLTPMMALRGDDFAFTMGTPGGDSQTQTLLQIVHNMVLFGMTPQQAIEAPRFRSNGGLSVSIEDRVGLDVRASLTALGHRVRPVEGWTATFGGAQMIFYDPETGTLTAAADPRREAYALAY, from the coding sequence ATGAAGCAGCTAGCCTCCCGCCCGATTCTGGCCGCGCTTGCGGCGCTCACCCTCACGGTCTGCGCCGGGCCCGAGACGCCACCTGCGGAGCAGGAGATGGAGGGGCAGACGACGTATGCTCCCCAGAACCGGCCCGATGTGCGAGGCACCCGGGGTGCCGTGTCGGCGGACCACCCACTCGCGGCGCAGGCGGGGCTTCAGGTCCTGCAGAACGGGGGAACGGCTACGGACGCGATCATCGCGATGGCAGGCGTGCTCGCGGTCGTGCGACCACACATGAACGGCGTGGGTGGTGACGCATTCGCGATCTTCTACGACGGTGGAACGGGTGAAATCAGCGCGCTGAACGGTAGCGGCCGATCCGGGGCACTCGCGACGCCAGACTTCTTCCGCTCTCAGGGTCTCGACGAGATCCCACAGACGGGGGCCCGGGCGGTGAGCGTGCCGGGGGCAGTCGCTGCGTGGGTCGACGCGCACGAGCGCTTCGGCAGCAAGCCGTTCGCGCAGCTGTTGGAACCAGCGATTCGCTACGCGAGCGAGGGCTTTCCGGTATCGACACGTCTGGCCATGGACTTCGAGTCCCAAGGCGGCGCGCTGAACGAGCCGGGCCGGGCGCTCTACCTGCCCGGTGGGTCGGCTCCGCCTGTGGGCTCGCTGCTCAAGAACGAAGCGCTGGGTGCTACGCTGGCGCGGATCGCACGAGGAGGAAAAGACGCTTTCTATCGAGGCCCGGTCGCCAAGCAGCTCTCCGCCTTCATCGAGGCCGAGGGCGGCCATCTACGCGCCTCGGACTTCGCGGCGCACACGTCGACGTGGGTCACTCCGCTGAGGAACGACTACCTCGGTTACACCTTTGTCGTCATGCCTCCGAACACGCAGGGCGTAGCACAGCTGACCTACATGGAGATGGCGAAGGCGCACCCCATCGAGTCGCTCGGGCACAACACGGCGGCGTATCTGCACACGATGATCGAGCTGAAGAAGCTCGCGTTCGCGGACCGCGACCGCTGGGTCGCCGACCCGGAGAGCGCGCACGTGCCCGTCGAGCGGATGATGGACCGCGACTACCTGCGTCGACGCGCGGCGCTCGTGGATCCCGGACACGCTGCCGACGACGTGGAGGCGGGATTCGGCGACAGCATGGAGGAAACGGACGACCAGACCCCAGACGACTCCGGTGACACGGTGTACCTGACCGCGATCGATGAGAACGGGAACGCGGTGAGCTGGATTCAGAGCAACTTCGCTGGTTTCGGGTCGGGGCTTCTAGAGATCGAGACTGGGGTGCTGCTGCACAACCGCGGTGCGCTGTACACGCTCGAAGACGGCCACCCGAACCAGGTCGCGCCCCGGAAGCGGCCGTATCACACGCTCACGCCGATGATGGCACTGCGAGGAGACGACTTCGCTTTCACGATGGGTACGCCGGGGGGCGACAGCCAGACGCAGACCCTGCTCCAGATCGTGCACAACATGGTGCTCTTCGGCATGACGCCTCAGCAGGCGATCGAGGCGCCTCGTTTCCGTTCGAACGGCGGGCTGTCCGTGTCGATCGAGGACCGCGTCGGTTTGGACGTCCGTGCAAGCCTGACAGCGCTCGGGCACCGTGTTCGTCCGGTCGAGGGGTGGACCGCCACGTTCGGGGGCGCCCAAATGATCTTCTACGACCCAGAGACCGGCACGCTGACCGCAGCCGCCGACCCGCGCCGCGAGGCGTATGCACTGGCCTACTGA
- a CDS encoding DUF423 domain-containing protein — MTPDRLFFGLGALLAGLSVALGAFGAHGLRNTLSPEDLATFETGARYQMYHALALLAVAWAYARWEAPLVQVAGWLFVIGIVVFSGSLYALVLTGQRWLGAVTPLGGVALLAAWAVLAWSAFRS, encoded by the coding sequence GTGACGCCCGATCGCCTCTTCTTCGGGCTCGGTGCGCTTCTGGCCGGCCTCTCCGTCGCGCTTGGTGCGTTCGGTGCCCACGGACTTCGGAATACGTTGAGCCCGGAAGATCTCGCGACGTTCGAGACGGGCGCTCGCTATCAGATGTATCATGCGCTCGCGCTGCTCGCCGTGGCCTGGGCATACGCCCGGTGGGAGGCCCCCCTCGTCCAGGTCGCAGGTTGGCTCTTCGTCATCGGCATCGTGGTTTTCTCCGGCAGCTTGTACGCGCTCGTGCTGACCGGGCAACGGTGGCTTGGTGCGGTGACCCCTCTCGGAGGTGTAGCATTGCTCGCCGCGTGGGCTGTGCTGGCCTGGTCGGCATTCCGGAGCTGA